The Erigeron canadensis isolate Cc75 chromosome 4, C_canadensis_v1, whole genome shotgun sequence genome window below encodes:
- the LOC122595063 gene encoding FT-interacting protein 7-like, translating into MSNLKLGVEVASAHDLLAKDGQGSASPYVELHFDHQKFRTTAKERDLNPYWNETFYFTISDPRNLANLTLDAYVYNDTKGNISKSFMGKVHINGTSFVPYSDAVVFHYPLEKRSIFSRVKGELGLKVFVTDNPSLRSSNPLPQMDNSSHGRNENKDSRRTFNHLPNSNFAQQPHYPSQQPQYPPQQPHMGSMSQPPQSYPYGGDDMRNQYQSQSQSQVQSQPKVVRMYSGSSSQPMEYALKETSPFLGGGQVIGGRVVSGSNRRASTYDLVEAMQFLFVRVVRAQDLPSMDVTGSLDPYVEVRVGNYKGVTQHFSKTSNPEWNTVFAFSKERMQATVLDVVVKDKDMLKDDFVGIVRVNLHDIPTRVPPDSPLAPEWYRLEDKNGEKKKGELMLAVWIGTQADEAFPDAFLADSAMSSVNSSVSSIFTRSKVYQSPRLWYVRVNVIEVQDLVWDEKSRFPDVYVKARINNQVLRTRPVQARNANALWNEDMMFVAAEPFEDNLILTIEDRLGPGKDEILGKVFIPLNSVERRADDRLIHSRWFHLQHPGDHDQDEKKIKNNHKFATRLHLRVCLDGGYHVLDESTQYSSDLRPTAKQLWRPSIGILELGILNASALHPMKTRHGKGTCDAYCVAKYGHKWIRTRTVIDSLVPRFNEQYTWEVYDPSTVLTVGVFDNSQLEHDSNSRDVRVGKIRIRISTLETGRVYTHSYPLLVLHPTGVKKMGELHLAIRFSSTSMMNMMYMYSKPLLPKMHYVRPLTVVQLEMLRHQAVGIVAARLSRAEPPLRKEIVEYMTDANSHLWSMRRSKANFFRLMSVFNGFFAVSKWFGEVCMWRNPITTVLVHILFVMLVSFPELILPTVFLYMFLIGLWNYWFRPQYPPHMNTRLSYADGVHPDELDEEFDTFPTSRSPDLVRHRYDRLRSVAGRIQSVVGDIASQGERLQGLLSWRDPRATLIFMMFCLVAAFVLYATPFQVLVTLTGFYVMRHPRLRHRLPSAPLNFFRRLPARTDSML; encoded by the coding sequence ATGAGCAACTTGAAGCTAGGAGTAGAGGTTGCAAGTGCCCATGATCTTTTGGCGAAAGACGGTCAGGGTTCAGCTAGCCCGTACGTCGAGCTTCATTTTGATCATCAAAAGTTCCGAACCACTGCCAAAGAAAGGGATCTTAACCCTTATTGGAATGAAACATTTTATTTCACTATTTCTGACCCGAGAAACTTGGCTAACCTTACACTTGATGCATATGTATACAACGATACTAAAGGAAACATCTCAAAATCCTTCATGGGTAAGGTTCATATTAATGGGACGTCGTTTGTGCCTTATTCGGATGCTGTTGTTTTCCATTACCCTTTAGAGAAAAGAAGCATCTTCTCACGTGTGAAAGGTGAGCTCGGGCTTAAAGTGTTTGTCACTGATAATCCTTCGCTTAGGTCCTCGAATCCACTTCCTCAAATggataattcttctcatgggAGAAATGAGAACAAAGATTCGAGAAGAACATTTAACCATTTGCCAAACTCAAACTTTGCTCAACAACCGCATTATCCTTCACAGCAACCGCAGTATCCTCCACAACAACCACACATGGGTTCTATGAGCCAGCCACCACAATCATATCCATACGGAGGCGATGACATGAGAAATCAAtatcaaagtcaaagtcaaagtcaagttCAAAGTCAACCAAAGGTCGTGCGGATGTACTCTGGATCTTCATCACAACCGATGGAGTATGCTCTCAAAGAAACAAGCCCGTTTCTTGGAGGTGGACAGGTGATTGGGGGTCGGGTTGTAAGTGGATCTAACCGACGGGCCAGCACCTATGACCTAGTTGAGGCAATGCAGTTCTTATTTGTTCGTGTCGTGAGAGCGCAAGACCTCCCGAGCATGGATGTCACAGGAAGTCTTGACCCTTATGTTGAAGTGCGGGTTGGGAACTATAAAGGAGTCACGCAACACTTTTCAAAAACATCTAACCCCGAATGGAACACAGTTTTTGCATTTTCAAAAGAGAGAATGCAAGCAACAGTACTGGATGTTGtggttaaagataaagatatgttgaaagatGACTTTGTTGGAATTGTTCGTGTGAATCTTCACGATATTCCCACAAGGGTCCCACCTGATAGCCCGTTAGCTCCAGAATGGTATCGGCTTGAGGACAAAAACGGTGAAAAAAAGAAAGGTGAACTGATGCTTGCGGTCTGGATTGGAACCCAAGCTGATGAAGCCTTTCCAGACGCGTTTCTTGCAGATTCAGCAATGAGCAGTGTTAATAGCTCTGTTTCGTCTATATTCACTCGCTCAAAAGTCTATCAATCTCCTAGACTTTGGTATGTTCGTGTTAATGTAATTGAAGTACAAGATCTTGTTTGGGACGAAAAATCAAGATTCCCGGATGTATATGTAAAAGCCCGAATTAACAACCAGGTGTTAAGAACAAGACCAGTGCAGGCAAGAAATGCAAATGCACTATGGAACGAAGATATGATGTTTGTAGCTGCAGAGCCGTTTGAAGATAATCTGATACTTACTATCGAGGACCGGTTGGGACCTGGTAAAGATGAAATTTTAGGAAAGGTGTTCATACCATTGAACTCTGTGGAGAGACGGGCTGATGATCGGCTTATTCATTCCAGATGGTTTCATCTTCAGCACCCTGGTGATCACGATCAagatgaaaagaaaattaagaataaTCACAAGTTTGCTACTCGGTTACATCTTCGTGTGTGTCTAGATGGAGGGTATCATGTGCTTGATGAATCAACTCAGTATAGCAGTGATCTGAGACCAACAGCGAAACAGTTATGGAGACCCTCTATCGGGATACTGGAATTGGGAATCTTGAATGCTAGTGCTCTTCATCCTATGAAAACCCGACATGGTAAAGGAACATGTGATGCATATTGTGTCGCTAAATATGGTCACAAATGGATTCGGACAAGGACAGTTATCGACAGTTTAGTTCCAAGATTCAACGAACAGTACACTTGGGAAGTATATGACCCGTCAACAGTTCTAACCGTCGGTGTTTTTGACAACTCTCAGCTCGAGCATGATAGCAATTCTAGAGATGTCAGAGTTGGAAAAATTCGCATCAGAATCTCAACCCTTGAAACGGGTCGGGTTTACACACACTCATACCCGTTGCTAGTCCTTCACCCTACGGGTGTCAAGAAAATGGGAGAATTGCATCTGGCTATTCGTTTTTCCAGTACTTCCATGATGAACATGATGTATATGTACTCGAAACCCCTTTTGCCAAAAATGCACTATGTAAGGCCGTTGACAGTGGTTCAGCTTGAAATGCTCCGCCACCAAGCCGTTGGGATAGTTGCAGCTCGGCTTAGTCGAGCAGAACCGCCTCTAAGGAAAGAAATAGTTGAGTACATGACTGATGCTAATTCGCATCTATGGAGCATGAGGCGAAGTAAAGCTAATTTCTTCAGGCTAATGTCGGTCttcaatgggttctttgccgtGAGTAAATGGTTTGGGGAAGTTTGTATGTGGAGAAATCCGATCACAACAGTGCTGGTTCACATTCTCTTTGTCATGCTTGTTTCATTCCCCGAACTCATTCTGCCAACGGTTTTTCTCTATATGTTCCTGATCGGACTCTGGAACTACTGGTTTAGGCCGCAATATCCTCCTCATATGAATACTCGATTATCATATGCTGACGGGGTTCACCCTGATGAGCTTGATGAGGAGTTCGACACGTTTCCAACCTCTCGGAGTCCAGACCTCGTCCGGCACCGATATGACCGGTTACGAAGCGTTGCGGGCCGAATCCAATCTGTGGTTGGTGACATAGCAAGCCAAGGGGAACGACTACAGGGGCTTCTCAGCTGGCGAGATCCACGTGCAACACTTATATTCATGATGTTCTGTCTGGTGGCAGCATTTGTGTTATACGCGACACCTTTCCAGGTGCTGGTTACACTGACTGGGTTTTATGTCATGAGACATCCAAGGCTTCGTCATAGGTTGCCATCTGCACCGTTGAACTTCTTCCGGAGGCTTCCAGCCCGCACTGACAGCATGTTGTAA
- the LOC122595659 gene encoding cell division control protein 2 homolog, which translates to MDQYEKVEKIGEGTYGVVYKARDKVTNETIALKKIRLEQEDEGVPSTAIREISLLKEMQHGNIVRLQDVVHSDKRLYLVFEYLDLDLKKHMDSSPEFSKDPRIVKTFLYQILRGIAYCHSHRVLHRDLKPQNLLIDRRTNALKLADFGLARAFGIPVRTFTHEVVTLWYRAPEILLGSRHYSTPVDVWSVGCIFAEMVNQRPLFPGDSEIDELFKIFRIMGTPTEDTWPGVTSLPDFKSAFPKWSSKDLAGVVPTLDKTGLDLLRKMLCLDPSRRVTARIALDHEYFKDVGSVP; encoded by the exons ATGGATCAG TATGAGAAGGTTGAAAAGATTGGGGAAGGAACATATGGTGTGGTGTACAAGGCTCGTGACAAAGTTACCAACGAAACTATTGCTTTGAAGAAGATTCGTCTGGAACAAGAAGACGAGGGAGTGCCAAGCACTGCTATCCGAGAGATTTCATTGTTGAAAGAGATGCAGCATGGTAACATTGTCAG GCTACAGGATGTTGTACACAGTGACAAACGATTGTATCTGGTCTTTGAGTATCTGGACCTGGATTTGAAGAAGCACATGGACTCTTCTCCAGAGTTTTCGAAGGATCCCCGTATTGTTAAA ACGTTTCTATATCAAATCCTACGTGGCATTGCTTATTGCCATTCACATAGAGTTCTCCATAGAGATTTGAAGCCTCAGAACCTTTTGATTGATCGTCGTACCAATGCTCTAAAGCTAGCAGATTTTGGATTGGCCAGGGCTTTTGGAATCCCTGTTAGAACATTTACGCATGAG GTGGTGACTCTATGGTATCGGGCACCAGAAATTCTTCTTGGATCCCGTCACTACTCTACTCCAGTTGATGTGTGGTCGGTTGGCTGCATATTTGCAGAGATGGTGAACCAGCGACCACTCTTCCCTGGAGACTCAGAGATTGATGAACTTTTCAAGATCTTCAG AATCATGGGAACCCCAACAGAAGATACATGGCCTGGTGTGACGTCTCTGCCTGACTTTAAATCCGCCTTTCCAAAGTGGTCCTCAAAG GACCTGGCAGGTGTGGTCCCAACTCTCGATAAAACGGGTCTTGATCTCTTACGT AAAATGCTGTGCTTGGATCCCAGCAGAAGAGTTACTGCCAGGATTGCACTCGACCATGAATACTTCAAAGATGTTGGGTCCGTGCCATAA
- the LOC122595493 gene encoding protein pleiotropic regulatory locus 1: protein MESELLLPVEPQSLKKLSFKSVKRALDLFSPLHSQLPPSDPLSKKIRISHKIDVEYGGIKASSNQPAKNTSQSQVAPSSSTALVLAGPEKKSGTQSDLSITPAIPKSIGDGNMNAKSTAVIPAHGTSDRNLSTAALMERIPSRWPRPVWHAPWKNYRVISGHLGWVRSIAFSPNNEWFCTGSADRTIKIWDTGSGQLRLTLTGHIEQVRGLAVSTRHTYMFSAGDDKLVKCWDLEQNKVIRSYHGHLSGVYCLALHPTIDVLLTGGRDSVCRVWDIRSKMQIHALSGHDNTVCSVFTRPTDPQVITGSHDSTIKFWDLRYGKAMATLTHHKKSVRALAQHPTEESFASASADNTKKFSLPKGEFLHNMLSQQKTIINAMTVNQDGVLATGGDNGSLWFWDWKSGHSFQQSQTIVQPGSLDSEAGIYALSYDITGTRLVTCEADKTIKMWKEDENATPETHPINFKPPKDIRRF, encoded by the exons ATGGAATCAGAGCTTTTGCTACCGGTGGAGCCACAATCTCTGAAAAAACTAAGTTTTAAATCAGTAAAACGCGCTCTTGATCTCTTTTCACCTCTTCACTCTCAATTACCCCCTTCTGATCCTCTCAG CAAGAAGATACGTATTAGCCATAAG ATAGATGTTGAGTATGGTGGAATAAAAGCGTCTTCGAATCAGCCTGCGAAGAACACGTCGCAGAGTCAAGTTGCGCCGTCTAGCTCAACTGCTCTTGTGCTAGCAG GTCCTGAAAAGAAGAGTGGTACTCAGAGTGATTTGTCCATTACTCCTGCTATACCCAAGAGCAT AGGTGATGGTAATATGAATGCCAAAAGTACTGCTGTCATTCCTGCTCACGGGACTTCAGACAG GAATCTCTCAACTGCAGCCCTTATGGAGAGAATCCCTAGCAGGTGGCCGCGTCCTGTATGGCATGCTCCATGGAAGAACTACAGA GTCATTAGTGGGCATTTGGGATGGGTGAGATCTATTGCTTTCAGCCCAAACAATGAGTGGTTCTGTACCGGTTCTGCAGATCGAACTATCAAG ATTTGGGATACGGGATCAGGACAGTTGAGGCTGACACTTACAGGACATATAGAACAAGTTCGAG GTCTTGCTGTTAGCACTAGACACACGTACATGTTTTCCGCTGGTGATGATAAATTAGTTAAATGCTGGGACTTAGAACAGAACAAG GTTATACGGTCATATCATGGTCATCTAAGTGGTGTGTATTGCTTGGCGCTTCATCCCACTATCGATGTTCTGCTAACCGGTGGCCGTGATTCTGTTTGCCGGG TTTGGGATATTCGTAGCAAGATGCAAATACATGCTTTATCTGGCCATGATAATACAGTATGTTCTGTTTTTACTCGGCCTACG GATCCTCAAGTTATAACTGGCTCCCATGATTCTACCATAAAGTTTTGGGACCTTAGATATG GTAAAGCAATGGCAACTCTTACACATCACAAGAAATCCGTGCGTGCATTGGCTCAACATCCTACTGA GGAAAGTTTTGCTTCTGCATCAGCTGATAACACCAAAAAGTTCAGCCTTCCAAAAGGAGAATTTTTGCACAACATGCT TTCCCAACAGAAGACCATAATTAATGCAATGACCGTCAATCAGGATGGTGTACTGGCGACTGGAG GTGACAATGGGAGTTTGTGGTTTTGGGACTGGAAAAGTGGCCATAGTTTCCAACAATCTCAAACTATTGTTCAACCTG GTTCACTTGATAGCGAGGCTGGAATTTACGCACTATCTTACGACATAACAGGCACGAGGCTTGTTACATGTGAAGCTGACAAAACCATCAAAATGTggaaagaagatgaaaatgcCACCCCTGAAACACATCCGATCAATTTCAAGCCCCCTAAAGACATTCGTAGGTTTTAA